A genome region from Rubrobacter calidifluminis includes the following:
- a CDS encoding NYN domain-containing protein: protein MPEDLAIFIDWENIYISTVTEYNAKPNVSAILEKAREFGRIVSATAYADWTDGDFRNAPPTLYSNGIAPRYISARYFPGGKSSKRRTNSIDVMLAVECSDFLHNHPQVGTYVLVTGDGDFIPLVNLLRSQGKTVVVIGVSEAASYHLIESADHFISYASLLEEERAAKARDREKKKQFDPFKELVRAVEALKKGNKARVLGQVKQQMIVQLGSFDEREAGFKKFKDFVVEAERRGLVNTVDQDMELQVYLPGEKLPEQGGRTEDNGVKHEEEAEEREIERDGLDLYEDLTPYELKTICESVDRLGERASMVEIVGGIRELDERGELELSEEEIEEVVGALLEAGYLEKVRAKPYGAALSSMNFYRLNKDLKEVRNILKNAA from the coding sequence ATGCCCGAGGATCTGGCAATCTTCATCGACTGGGAGAACATCTACATCTCCACGGTTACCGAATACAACGCCAAGCCGAATGTCTCGGCGATCCTGGAGAAGGCGCGGGAGTTCGGCAGGATAGTCTCCGCGACGGCCTACGCCGACTGGACCGACGGGGACTTCAGGAACGCCCCGCCCACGCTCTACTCGAACGGGATCGCACCGCGCTACATCTCTGCCCGTTACTTCCCGGGGGGGAAGTCCTCGAAGCGTCGCACCAATTCGATAGACGTGATGCTCGCGGTGGAGTGCTCGGATTTCCTGCACAATCACCCGCAGGTGGGCACCTACGTGCTCGTGACCGGAGATGGGGACTTCATACCGCTGGTGAACCTGCTCCGGAGCCAGGGCAAGACGGTGGTCGTGATCGGGGTCTCCGAGGCGGCTTCCTACCACCTGATCGAGTCGGCGGATCACTTCATCTCCTACGCCTCGCTGCTCGAGGAGGAGCGGGCGGCCAAAGCCCGCGACCGGGAGAAGAAGAAGCAGTTCGACCCCTTCAAGGAGCTCGTGCGCGCGGTCGAGGCGCTAAAGAAGGGCAACAAGGCGCGCGTGCTCGGGCAGGTCAAGCAGCAGATGATCGTTCAGCTCGGATCGTTCGACGAGCGGGAGGCCGGCTTCAAGAAGTTCAAGGACTTCGTGGTCGAGGCCGAACGCCGGGGGCTCGTGAACACTGTGGACCAGGACATGGAGCTTCAGGTGTACCTCCCCGGCGAGAAGCTTCCCGAGCAGGGTGGACGTACCGAGGATAACGGTGTCAAGCACGAGGAGGAGGCCGAAGAGCGGGAGATCGAACGGGATGGGCTGGACCTCTACGAAGACCTCACGCCTTATGAGCTCAAGACCATCTGCGAGAGCGTGGACAGGCTCGGTGAGAGGGCCTCAATGGTCGAGATCGTCGGCGGCATCCGGGAGCTCGACGAGCGCGGAGAACTGGAGCTCTCCGAGGAAGAGATCGAAGAGGTCGTGGGAGCCCTGCTCGAAGCGGGCTACCTGGAGAAGGTGCGCGCCAAACCCTACGGGGCGGCTCTCTCCAGCATGAACTTCTACAGGCTCAACAAAGATCTCAAAGAAGTGAGAAACATCCTGAAAAACGCCGCCTGA
- the gyrA gene encoding DNA gyrase subunit A has protein sequence MLDTFSGNIQPHPIEDEIKESFLSYAMSVIVARALPDVRDGLKPVHRRVLYAMHDLGLQPNRRYRKSATVVGEVIGKYHPHGDQAVYDTLVRLAQDFSLRYPLVDGQGNFGSVDGDSAGAMRYTEARLARIATEMLRDINADTVDFVPNFDEQQREPEVLPARFPNLLVNGADGIAVGMATRIPPHNLGEVIDATVALIDDPEMEDERLLEYIKGPDFPTGGVIVGTSGIREAVRTGRGSIRVRAKAHTENIRGNRTQIVVTEIPYQVNKAQLLQKIAQLVKERRITDISDLRDESDRNGMRIVIELKREAVPKVVLNNLYKHTQLQQSFGVNMVALVDGVPRTLSYKQAIKHYIDHQFEVVTRRTRYELERARARAHILEGLLVALANLDEVVETIRRSRSVESARNNLIRRFRLSERQAQAILDLRLQRLTGMERQKVEREHRDLVEKIEYLEGVLADESKVYEIIKAELLEIKAAYGDERRTQITLSEDADFEIEDLIAEEEVVISITGAGYLKSVPVNSFRKQGRGGVGVNGMELKEGDFIEHLFITTTHHYMLFFTNKGKVYRLKVHQLPRMSRTARGRHVANLLPLSQDEHIAAVIATRDFGEAEYLLFATRRGIVKKTEFSEYNTPLKNEGIIAIKLAEGDELIDVRHASKGDEVILVTREGKALRFRQDEARAMGRATAGVKGITLKEGDDLLSMDVISDDAADLFLITEKGYGKRTPLSQFRTQGRGGQGVIAMKTGEERGRLSGVRVVKPDLHELVIVSNLGTTIRIDAGSVSRQGRSAQGVRVMNLHAGDSVSAVAKVVASRSSTAGEAGVSDELSLEDIVGEEPRGASEAGLPEADRMEG, from the coding sequence ATGCTTGATACGTTCTCGGGGAACATCCAGCCCCACCCCATAGAGGACGAGATAAAGGAATCCTTCCTCTCCTACGCGATGAGCGTGATCGTCGCGCGGGCTCTGCCGGACGTGCGCGACGGGCTAAAGCCGGTGCACCGGCGGGTGCTGTATGCGATGCATGACCTGGGGCTGCAGCCGAACCGGCGCTACCGCAAGAGCGCGACGGTCGTCGGCGAGGTCATCGGTAAGTACCACCCGCACGGGGACCAGGCGGTCTACGACACGCTGGTCAGGCTCGCGCAGGACTTCTCGCTCAGGTATCCGCTCGTCGACGGGCAGGGCAACTTCGGGAGCGTGGACGGAGACTCGGCGGGGGCGATGCGCTACACCGAGGCCAGGCTAGCGCGCATCGCGACCGAGATGCTCAGGGACATAAACGCCGACACGGTCGACTTCGTTCCCAACTTCGACGAGCAGCAGCGCGAGCCCGAGGTTCTGCCCGCGCGCTTCCCAAATTTGCTCGTGAACGGCGCCGACGGCATCGCGGTCGGGATGGCGACCCGCATCCCGCCGCACAACCTGGGCGAGGTCATAGACGCCACGGTGGCTCTTATCGACGACCCGGAGATGGAGGACGAGAGGCTCCTCGAGTACATCAAGGGGCCCGATTTCCCGACCGGCGGCGTGATCGTGGGCACCTCCGGGATCCGGGAGGCGGTGAGGACCGGGCGCGGTTCGATCCGGGTGCGGGCCAAGGCCCACACCGAGAACATCCGGGGTAACCGCACCCAGATCGTCGTCACCGAGATCCCCTACCAGGTCAACAAAGCGCAGCTGTTGCAGAAGATCGCCCAGCTCGTCAAGGAGCGCAGGATCACCGACATCTCCGATTTGCGCGACGAGTCGGACCGCAACGGGATGCGCATCGTCATAGAGCTCAAACGCGAAGCGGTCCCGAAGGTCGTACTGAACAACCTCTACAAGCATACCCAGCTGCAGCAGAGCTTCGGGGTTAACATGGTCGCGCTGGTGGACGGCGTGCCGCGCACGCTCTCCTACAAGCAGGCCATAAAGCACTACATAGACCACCAGTTCGAGGTCGTGACCCGCAGGACCCGCTACGAGCTCGAGCGCGCCCGCGCCCGGGCGCACATCCTGGAGGGTCTGCTCGTCGCGCTCGCCAACCTCGACGAGGTCGTCGAGACGATCCGGCGTTCGCGCAGCGTCGAGAGCGCCCGCAACAACCTGATCCGCCGTTTCCGCCTGTCGGAGCGGCAGGCGCAGGCGATCCTGGACCTGAGGCTGCAGCGGCTGACCGGGATGGAGCGCCAGAAGGTCGAGCGGGAGCACCGGGATCTGGTCGAGAAGATCGAGTACCTGGAGGGCGTGCTCGCCGACGAGTCGAAGGTCTACGAGATCATCAAGGCCGAGCTGCTCGAGATAAAGGCCGCCTACGGCGACGAGCGGCGCACCCAGATCACGCTATCCGAGGACGCGGACTTCGAGATAGAGGATCTCATTGCCGAGGAGGAGGTGGTCATCTCGATCACCGGGGCCGGCTACCTCAAGAGCGTACCGGTCAACTCCTTCCGCAAGCAGGGCCGCGGCGGGGTCGGGGTCAACGGGATGGAGCTCAAGGAGGGCGACTTCATCGAGCACCTCTTCATCACCACGACCCACCACTACATGCTCTTCTTCACCAACAAGGGCAAGGTCTACCGGCTCAAGGTGCACCAGCTGCCCCGGATGAGCCGGACGGCCCGCGGACGCCACGTGGCCAACCTGCTGCCGCTCTCGCAGGACGAGCACATAGCCGCGGTCATCGCCACGAGGGACTTCGGCGAGGCGGAGTACCTGCTCTTCGCGACCCGGCGCGGGATCGTGAAGAAGACCGAGTTCTCCGAGTACAACACGCCGCTGAAGAACGAGGGGATCATCGCGATCAAGCTCGCGGAGGGCGACGAGCTCATCGACGTGCGCCACGCCTCCAAGGGCGACGAGGTCATCCTCGTCACCCGGGAGGGCAAGGCGCTCAGGTTCCGCCAGGACGAGGCGCGGGCGATGGGCCGGGCCACGGCGGGCGTCAAGGGGATAACCCTCAAGGAGGGTGACGACCTCCTCTCGATGGACGTCATCTCCGACGATGCCGCGGACCTCTTCTTGATCACCGAGAAGGGGTACGGCAAGCGCACCCCGCTCTCCCAGTTCAGAACGCAGGGCCGGGGAGGGCAGGGTGTGATCGCGATGAAGACCGGGGAAGAGAGGGGACGCCTCTCCGGCGTGCGGGTGGTCAAACCGGACTTGCATGAGCTGGTGATAGTCTCTAACCTTGGGACGACCATACGTATAGACGCGGGCTCCGTCTCCCGGCAGGGGCGCAGCGCCCAGGGCGTGCGGGTGATGAACCTCCACGCCGGGGATTCGGTGAGCGCCGTGGCGAAGGTGGTTGCTTCCCGCAGTTCCACAGCCGGGGAGGCGGGGGTGAGCGACGAGCTCTCGCTGGAGGACATCGTCGGCGAGGAGCCAAGGGGGGCCTCGGAGGCCGGGCTCCCCGAAGCCGATCGAATGGAGGGGTGA
- a CDS encoding succinate dehydrogenase/fumarate reductase iron-sulfur subunit — MSEGDVTSRAHAPVGEEELGGTDRTIKLNIFRGDAGGGEEVEYEIPYVEGMVVLDAVLYIQAHQANDLAVRWNCKAAHCGSCSAEINGMPKLMCKTRIDEYEGKEIHVGPLQAFPLIKDLVTDVSWNYEVSRGITPFTTSEKAPFTLYEEDVERLYEPKSCIECFLCQDVCHVLRTHHKHPEYAGPRFFVRNQWLEMHPLDEANRLHDLKEKDGIGYCNITKCCTEVCPVGIHITDNSIIPLKERVAGEYYDPAKWLMRKIRGRRNGDRAAG; from the coding sequence ATGAGCGAGGGAGACGTCACGTCCCGGGCTCACGCGCCGGTTGGCGAGGAGGAGCTCGGCGGCACGGATCGGACGATAAAGCTGAACATCTTCCGCGGCGACGCCGGGGGCGGCGAGGAGGTAGAGTACGAGATCCCCTACGTGGAGGGGATGGTGGTGCTGGACGCCGTGCTCTACATCCAGGCCCACCAGGCGAACGACCTCGCTGTGCGCTGGAACTGCAAGGCGGCCCACTGCGGCTCGTGCAGCGCCGAGATAAACGGGATGCCGAAGCTGATGTGCAAGACGCGCATCGACGAGTACGAGGGCAAGGAGATACACGTGGGGCCGCTTCAGGCCTTCCCTCTGATAAAGGACCTCGTCACCGACGTCTCCTGGAACTACGAGGTGTCGAGGGGGATAACGCCTTTCACCACGAGCGAGAAGGCTCCCTTCACGCTCTACGAGGAGGACGTCGAGCGCCTCTACGAGCCGAAGAGCTGCATCGAGTGCTTCCTGTGCCAGGACGTCTGCCACGTGCTCCGCACCCACCACAAGCATCCGGAGTACGCCGGGCCGCGCTTCTTCGTGCGCAACCAGTGGCTCGAGATGCACCCGCTGGATGAGGCGAACCGTCTGCACGATCTCAAGGAGAAGGACGGCATCGGATACTGCAACATCACCAAGTGCTGCACCGAGGTCTGCCCGGTCGGAATCCACATCACGGACAACTCGATCATCCCGCTCAAGGAGCGGGTCGCGGGCGAGTACTACGACCCGGCCAAGTGGCTGATGCGCAAGATCCGGGGCCGCAGGAACGGAGATCGGGCCGCGGGTTAG
- a CDS encoding FAD-binding protein, translated as MEGNGHPGSTAREEYEVREHDVLVIGAGGAGLRAAIASAQKGMSVGVVTKSLLGKAHTVMAEGGIACALGNVDPDDSWEQHFIDTMNSGKFINNWRKVEIYTKEAPAGVIELEQWGALFNRTEEGKIHQRPFGGHTYRRLAHIGDRTGLEMIRTLQEKLLTTDAEVYMETTVTKLFKDSQGRISGALAYTRESGKFIFFKTKAIVMATGGWGRIYKVTSNSWEGTGDGLFLAYDAGAELVDMEMVQFHPTGMVWPPGVRGILVTEGVRGEGGILRNANGERFMERYDPQRMELSTRDVVARANYTEVQEGRGTPHGGVYLDITHLGYDEIMKRLPTMHEQFLKLADVDIAKEPMEVFPTVHYNMGGLKVEPEDCSTTIPGLFAAGEVAGGLHGANRLGGNSLGDLLVFGRRAGEGAAEYVEQSTHAAGAPDEEVQAEIRRVLEPLTKKPSDRDESPYLLQEELQEAMMQHANLMRDEDSLKEGLRKVLAIKERIPHVRVGGSRLFNPGWHAAQDIRYLTNISEIIIRCALERKEKRGAQWRLDCDELVEEYGKINFVVKKNEKGEPGIERREIPPMPEHLAALFKKEKTKV; from the coding sequence GTGGAAGGCAACGGACATCCCGGGAGCACTGCCCGCGAGGAATACGAGGTGCGCGAGCACGACGTCCTGGTCATCGGGGCCGGTGGCGCCGGTCTCCGGGCCGCGATCGCCTCGGCCCAGAAGGGAATGTCCGTGGGGGTCGTCACCAAGAGTCTCCTGGGCAAGGCGCACACGGTCATGGCCGAGGGTGGTATAGCCTGTGCTCTCGGCAACGTGGATCCCGATGACAGCTGGGAGCAGCATTTCATCGACACGATGAACAGCGGCAAGTTCATCAACAACTGGCGCAAGGTCGAGATATACACCAAGGAGGCGCCGGCCGGCGTCATAGAGCTCGAGCAGTGGGGGGCGCTGTTCAACCGCACGGAGGAGGGCAAGATCCACCAGCGCCCCTTCGGGGGGCACACCTACCGCAGGCTCGCCCACATCGGCGACCGAACCGGGCTCGAGATGATCCGGACCCTGCAGGAGAAGCTCCTGACCACCGACGCCGAGGTCTACATGGAGACCACGGTGACCAAGCTGTTCAAGGACTCTCAGGGCAGGATCTCTGGAGCCCTCGCGTACACCCGCGAGTCGGGGAAGTTCATCTTCTTCAAGACCAAGGCGATAGTCATGGCGACCGGAGGATGGGGTCGCATTTACAAGGTAACCTCGAACTCGTGGGAAGGTACGGGGGACGGGCTCTTCCTTGCCTACGACGCCGGGGCGGAGCTCGTGGACATGGAGATGGTGCAGTTCCATCCCACGGGGATGGTCTGGCCTCCTGGTGTGCGCGGTATCCTGGTGACCGAGGGCGTGCGCGGCGAGGGCGGAATCCTCAGGAACGCCAACGGCGAGCGCTTCATGGAGCGCTACGATCCCCAGCGGATGGAGCTCTCCACCCGCGACGTGGTGGCGCGGGCGAACTACACAGAGGTGCAGGAGGGACGGGGGACGCCGCACGGCGGCGTCTACCTGGACATCACACACCTCGGATACGACGAGATCATGAAGCGGCTGCCGACGATGCACGAGCAGTTCCTCAAGCTCGCCGACGTGGACATCGCGAAGGAGCCGATGGAGGTCTTCCCGACCGTCCACTACAACATGGGCGGGCTCAAGGTCGAGCCGGAGGATTGTTCGACGACGATACCTGGGCTCTTCGCCGCAGGGGAGGTCGCGGGCGGGCTGCACGGCGCGAACCGCCTCGGCGGGAACTCGCTCGGTGACCTGCTCGTCTTCGGCCGCCGGGCCGGAGAAGGAGCCGCTGAGTACGTCGAGCAGAGCACGCACGCCGCCGGAGCCCCCGACGAGGAGGTGCAGGCGGAGATACGGCGGGTGCTCGAGCCGCTCACGAAGAAGCCGAGCGACCGCGACGAGAGCCCGTACCTTCTGCAGGAGGAGCTGCAGGAGGCGATGATGCAGCATGCGAACCTCATGAGGGACGAGGACTCCCTCAAGGAGGGGCTCAGGAAGGTGCTCGCGATCAAGGAGCGCATCCCCCACGTCAGGGTCGGTGGTAGCAGGCTCTTCAACCCCGGCTGGCACGCTGCGCAGGACATCCGCTACCTCACAAATATCTCGGAGATCATCATCCGCTGCGCGCTCGAACGCAAGGAGAAGCGGGGAGCCCAGTGGCGGCTCGACTGCGACGAGCTGGTCGAGGAGTACGGGAAGATCAACTTCGTCGTGAAGAAGAACGAGAAGGGGGAGCCGGGCATCGAGCGGCGTGAGATCCCGCCGATGCCGGAGCATCTGGCGGCGCTGTTCAAGAAGGAGAAGACCAAGGTATGA